Part of the Sphingopyxis sp. 113P3 genome, TCGCAGCAAGGGTAAGCCGCGCAGGACGCGCCGCGGGGTCGCCTGCCAGCACCCTAAGATCGCGCGCCGTCCAGACGAGACCGCCGAGCAGGAAAAGTGCAGTCAGCAAATGCGTGGCGAGGCGAAAATGGCTAACGTCGGTGCGCGTGACAAGGCCCGAGGCGACCATCCACCAGCCGATCGCGCCCTGCAGCCCGACGAGCGCGGCGAGCGCAAACAGCCGCCAGCCATATCCCGCCGGAACCGCCCGTCGCAGCGCATACCAGGCCAGCGGCACGAGCAGCGCCATGCCGACCAGCCGGCCGAGAATGCGGTGAAGCCATTCCCAGAAAAAAATGCCCTTGAAGGCCGCGAGAGACATGCCCGCATTGATCTCCTTATACTCGGGGATCTGCTGGTACTTCTCGAATTCCGCCTGCCACGCCGCGTCGGTGAGCGGCGGCAGCACGCCCGACACCGGCTTCCATTCGGTAATCGACAGCCCCGATTCGGTGAGGCGTGTAATGCCGCCAACCGCGACCACCGCGATCACGAGCAAGGCGACGGCCCAAAGCCAGCGCGAAAGCGCCGCGGGACGGGGATGGGCGACCTGGGTCATGCGCCGCCCTATCGTCGCTCGCCGGACGATAGGCAAGGGGGCGAAAGGCTCCGCGCGGTTGAAAGTCATGGCCGCGGCCGGCCGCCGCTGGTAACAGGCGCGCGATGCGGTGGCCGCTCCTCCTTACGCCCGTGCTCGTCGGCATGCTCGCAGCCCCCGCCGGCGCGCGCAGCCTGTCCGACATCGCCGCCTTCGCAACCGAGGAAGCGCGGTTCGCGGCCGTATCCCATCGCCTGGTCCGCGCGGGCGCTGGCTGGTGCCCCGACCTCATGCCGCAGCCCGGCTGGCTGCTCGAGGACCGGCGGCGGTTCGATGACGATGAGTTGAGCGCGGTCGCGCAGGTCTATGACGCGCCGGGTGACGGGCCATTCATTGCCGCCATCGCGCCGGGCTCGGTCGCAGATCGTGCGGGTCTCGTGCGCGGAACAGTCATAGCGGCGATCAACGGCCACCCCGTCGAGACGCCGGGCGACGAGGCGACGATCCGTATCGACACGGTGATCGTTACGCTCGCAGCACTCGACCCGGCGGAAGCACTGACGATCACCGACCGGGCCGGACGCTCCTACCGGATCGAGGCCGCTCCGGGGTGCGCCAGCGCCTTCCGTCTCGAGCGCAAAGGCGCTCAGGCGGCTGCCAACGGCGTGCTGGTGCGCCTTCGGTTCGATCTCGCCCGCGAGATCACCGACGAGGCCGAGCTGGCGGCAGTGGTCGCGCACGAACTTGCCCACAACATATTGCGGCACCGCGCCCGGCTCGCCGCGGCGCCGCAGGGCCGTTCGGCCCGCCTCGTCCGTGCGACCGAACTCGAGGCCGACCGGCTGTCGGTTTGGCTGATGAACGATGCAGGCTATGACCCCCAGGCCGCGGTGCGTTTCTGGAGGCGGCACAAGCGGCCGCTGATCCGTGCCGCGACTCATCCGCCGCGCAGCGAGCGTATCGCCGCGATCGAGGCGGAAATAG contains:
- a CDS encoding COX15/CtaA family protein, whose translation is MTQVAHPRPAALSRWLWAVALLVIAVVAVGGITRLTESGLSITEWKPVSGVLPPLTDAAWQAEFEKYQQIPEYKEINAGMSLAAFKGIFFWEWLHRILGRLVGMALLVPLAWYALRRAVPAGYGWRLFALAALVGLQGAIGWWMVASGLVTRTDVSHFRLATHLLTALFLLGGLVWTARDLRVLAGDPAARPARLTLAATVVIAILLVQLLLGAWTAGLNAGYVASSWPLMNDHFVPEGIDWSGGVWLAITNDPFLIHFLHRWWSWAAALALLLLARTLRRRGGRTEARWLLLVVAAQMTLGILTVITGVSMWIAVLHQVTGAILVAVAAAGLHRLGRTQGAN
- a CDS encoding M48 family metalloprotease, encoding MRWPLLLTPVLVGMLAAPAGARSLSDIAAFATEEARFAAVSHRLVRAGAGWCPDLMPQPGWLLEDRRRFDDDELSAVAQVYDAPGDGPFIAAIAPGSVADRAGLVRGTVIAAINGHPVETPGDEATIRIDTVIVTLAALDPAEALTITDRAGRSYRIEAAPGCASAFRLERKGAQAAANGVLVRLRFDLAREITDEAELAAVVAHELAHNILRHRARLAAAPQGRSARLVRATELEADRLSVWLMNDAGYDPQAAVRFWRRHKRPLIRAATHPPRSERIAAIEAEIASLVAARAADPRARPPLAAAPPPLE